From the Paenibacillus sp. MMS20-IR301 genome, the window CAAGAAAGGTCGAGATAAATCTCCGTCCGTCAAAATCGGCACGGCTCAGTACGTAAGCGACCATAGATGAAGCAGCCAGCCCCAGCAGAGTGCCGATAACCGTCCGCAGCACGGATATTTTCAGCCCGGTCAACAGACCGTCAAAGGAAAAAATGAGCGAGTAATTCTCCAGCGTGAACTGGCGCGGAATCACTGTAATCCCGCCTTTGATTGTGTCAGATGAGTTGTTAAGCGAAATCGCCAGGACATTTAGAAACGGATACAGCGTAACTATAATGACAAACCCGACTACAATATAAACTATGAGATCAAAGACCCGGTCCGATAGCGGAGTTCCGGATCGTTTTATATTCGTCAACCCAAGTCCCCCCTACATGATGCTCTCTTTAGTAACCTTTTTGAAAATGCCGTTGGCCAGGAATAACAGCATTAAACTGACTACTGAATTGAAGATGTTAATGGCTGTACCAAATGAATACCGCCCCATTCCGAGCCCGTAATTCAGAGCATAGAGATCGAGTACCTCTGACTTCTCCTGCACCAGATGATTGCCAAGGAGGAACTGCTTCTCAAAGCCGATACTGACGAGGTGGCCGATAGACATAATAAGCAGAATAATTACCGTTGAGCGGATACCCGGCAGTGTAATATGCCAGATTTGTCTCAGCCGGCTGGCACCGTCTACACGGCAAGCTTCATACAATTCAGGTCCGATTCCGGCAATCGCTGCCAGATAGATAATCGCATTCCAGCCGGTCTCCTTCCAGATATCAGCGCTGGTGACGATATACCAGAACAGATTTTCTTTGGCCATAAATTGAATCGGCTCCTGGATGATGTGCAGCTGCAGCAGAAGCTGGTTGACCGCACCATTATCTGTTGCGAGCATTTTGGTCACGATGCCGGCTACGACCACCCAGGAGACAAAGTGCGGCAGGTATGAAACCGTTTGAGCAAATCTCTTCAGGAAAGAGGAGCGTACTTCATTAATCAGGATTGCAAAAATAATAGGTACCATAAATCCTGCAATCAGCCCCATAAAGCTCATTGCCAGCGTATTGCGGAGTGCATTGAAGAACTGGGAATCCTGAAACAGCTCCTTGAAATTATCCAGTCCAACCCATGTCTGGTCAAAAAACGGCTTGCCGATCTGGAACTTTTGAAAGGCCATCGTCCAGCCCCAAAGAGGG encodes:
- a CDS encoding ABC transporter permease subunit, whose translation is MSVPFVIWAFVFSYLPLWGWTMAFQKFQIGKPFFDQTWVGLDNFKELFQDSQFFNALRNTLAMSFMGLIAGFMVPIIFAILINEVRSSFLKRFAQTVSYLPHFVSWVVVAGIVTKMLATDNGAVNQLLLQLHIIQEPIQFMAKENLFWYIVTSADIWKETGWNAIIYLAAIAGIGPELYEACRVDGASRLRQIWHITLPGIRSTVIILLIMSIGHLVSIGFEKQFLLGNHLVQEKSEVLDLYALNYGLGMGRYSFGTAINIFNSVVSLMLLFLANGIFKKVTKESIM